TGGCCAGCCGGCCGCGATGGACGCCGTCGCCGCGATCGCCCGAAACCACGGGCTGGCTGTCGTGGCGGACGCCGCCCAGGCTGTGGGGGCGCGATACGCCGATCGGGGGATCGGGGCGTGGGGCGACGCCGTGTGCCTGTCGTTCTATCCGACCAAGAACCTCGGCGCCTGCGGCGACGGCGGGATGGTCCTGACCGAGCGCGACGACGTGGCCGAGCGCGTGCGGCGCCTCCGCCATCACGGCGACGGCGGCCGCTACCGGCACCTGGAGCTGGGCTACACCGCGCGCCTGGACGAGCTGCAGGCGGCTATCTTACGCGTGAAGCTGCGCCACCTCGGCGCCTGGACCGAGGCGCGCCGGCGGATCGCCGGGCGGTATCGCACCCTGCTGGCCGGCCTGCCGCTGGGCCTACCGGGCGAGCGCCCGGGCGCGCGACACGTGTATCATCTCTATACC
This DNA window, taken from Candidatus Methylomirabilota bacterium, encodes the following:
- a CDS encoding DegT/DnrJ/EryC1/StrS family aminotransferase, which codes for GQPAAMDAVAAIARNHGLAVVADAAQAVGARYADRGIGAWGDAVCLSFYPTKNLGACGDGGMVLTERDDVAERVRRLRHHGDGGRYRHLELGYTARLDELQAAILRVKLRHLGAWTEARRRIAGRYRTLLAGLPLGLPGERPGARHVYHLYTVRHPQRDALAKALADLGVGTAVHYPIPVPAQPMFGAPEASLEVVRAAGRPRSRRRSAPEASLSESAERRWPEASRAAREVLSLPCFAELRDEEVEAVAAAVRRACERI